From one Nodosilinea sp. PGN35 genomic stretch:
- the secA gene encoding preprotein translocase subunit SecA: MLKNLLGDPNARKLKKYRPDVVEINLLEEEIQQLSDEALTAKTGEFKQRIEKGESLDDLLPEAFAVVREASKRVLGMRHFDVQLIGGMVLHDGQIAEMKTGEGKTLVATLPSYLNALSGKGAHVVTVNDYLARRDAEWMGQIHRFLGLSVGLIQQGMSPAERKLNYGCDITYGTNSEFGFDYLRDNMATAMEDVVQRPFNYCVIDEVDSILVDEARTPLIISGQVDRPGEKYNRAAEISRELNAEEHYEVDEKAHNVLLTDEGFIKAEELLGVQDLFDPKDPWAHYIFNAIKAKELFAKDVKYIVRNDEVIIVDEFTGRVMPGRRWSDGLHQAIEAKEHVEIQPETQTLASITYQNFFLLYPKLSGMTGTAKTEEAEFERIYKLEVTIIPTNRPAARRDLSDVVYKNEEAKWKAVAEECAEMHEAGRPVLVGTTSVEKSEVLSALLSERGVPHNLLNAKPENVERESEIVAQAGRSGAVTIATNMAGRGTDIILGGNADYMARLKVREYLMPRIVKPEDEDEFSVTAVPGTKGRAPAQGFGGTKKVKTWKASPDIFPIELSADTINELKATVDFAVDTYGDRSLTELQAEDKLAIAAEKAPTDDPVIQKLRDVYNRIRHEYETLTSAEHELVIQRGGLHVIGTERHESRRIDNQLRGRAGRQGDPGSTKFFLSLQDNLLRIFGGDRVAGLMNAFRVEEDMPIESGMLTRSLEGAQKKVETYYYDIRKQVFEYDEVMNNQRRAIYAERRRVLEGDELKEMVIGYAEQTMDDIVNAYINPELPPEEWKLPEMVGKVKEFVYLLADLTPEQLEDLSVGEIRTFLHEQARIAYDIKEAQVDQVKPGLMREAERFFILQQIDSLWRDHLQQMDALRETVGLRGYGQKDPLIEYKSEGYEVFLDMMTGIRRNVVYTLFQFQPQPQQQVKASQQVG; the protein is encoded by the coding sequence ATGCTGAAGAACCTCCTCGGTGACCCCAACGCGCGCAAGCTCAAGAAGTATCGTCCCGACGTGGTCGAGATCAATCTGCTGGAGGAAGAGATTCAGCAGCTCTCCGACGAGGCGCTAACGGCCAAAACCGGAGAGTTTAAGCAGCGCATCGAAAAGGGCGAATCCCTCGACGACCTGCTGCCCGAAGCCTTTGCCGTGGTGCGCGAAGCCTCGAAGCGGGTGCTGGGCATGCGCCACTTTGACGTGCAGCTGATCGGCGGCATGGTGCTCCACGACGGCCAGATCGCCGAGATGAAAACCGGGGAAGGTAAAACCCTGGTGGCGACGCTGCCCTCGTACCTCAACGCCCTCTCGGGCAAGGGGGCCCACGTGGTCACCGTCAACGACTACCTGGCCCGCCGCGACGCCGAGTGGATGGGGCAGATTCACCGCTTTTTGGGCCTCAGCGTCGGGCTGATTCAGCAGGGCATGTCGCCCGCCGAGCGCAAGCTCAACTACGGCTGCGACATCACCTACGGCACCAACAGCGAGTTTGGCTTCGACTACCTGCGCGACAATATGGCCACCGCCATGGAAGACGTGGTGCAGCGCCCCTTCAACTACTGCGTCATCGACGAGGTGGACTCGATCTTGGTGGATGAGGCTCGCACGCCGCTGATTATTTCGGGCCAGGTCGATCGCCCCGGCGAAAAGTACAACCGCGCCGCCGAAATCAGCCGCGAACTCAACGCCGAAGAGCACTACGAAGTCGATGAAAAGGCCCACAACGTGCTGCTCACCGACGAGGGCTTTATCAAAGCTGAAGAGCTGCTGGGGGTGCAGGATCTGTTCGACCCTAAAGACCCCTGGGCCCACTACATCTTCAACGCCATCAAGGCCAAGGAGCTGTTCGCCAAGGACGTTAAATACATCGTCCGCAACGACGAAGTGATTATTGTGGACGAGTTTACCGGCCGGGTGATGCCCGGTCGCCGCTGGAGCGACGGTCTGCACCAGGCGATCGAGGCCAAAGAGCATGTGGAAATTCAGCCTGAAACCCAGACCCTGGCCAGCATTACCTACCAAAATTTCTTCTTGCTCTACCCCAAGCTGTCGGGCATGACCGGCACCGCCAAGACCGAAGAGGCTGAGTTCGAGCGCATCTACAAGCTCGAAGTCACCATCATCCCCACCAACCGCCCCGCCGCCCGCCGCGACCTCTCCGACGTGGTCTACAAAAACGAGGAGGCCAAGTGGAAAGCTGTGGCCGAAGAGTGCGCCGAGATGCACGAGGCCGGTCGCCCGGTGCTGGTGGGCACCACCAGCGTCGAAAAATCGGAGGTGCTCTCAGCACTGCTCAGCGAGCGCGGCGTGCCCCACAACCTGCTCAACGCCAAGCCCGAGAACGTGGAGCGCGAGTCAGAGATTGTGGCCCAGGCCGGGCGCAGCGGTGCGGTCACCATTGCCACCAACATGGCCGGACGCGGCACCGACATCATCCTCGGCGGTAACGCCGACTACATGGCCCGCCTCAAGGTGCGCGAGTACCTGATGCCCCGCATCGTCAAGCCCGAGGACGAAGACGAGTTTTCGGTGACGGCGGTGCCCGGTACCAAGGGCCGCGCCCCCGCCCAGGGCTTTGGCGGCACCAAAAAGGTGAAAACCTGGAAGGCCTCCCCCGATATCTTCCCCATTGAGCTGTCGGCGGACACCATCAATGAGCTGAAGGCCACCGTGGACTTTGCTGTGGATACCTACGGCGATCGCAGCCTCACCGAACTTCAGGCCGAAGACAAGCTGGCCATCGCCGCCGAAAAGGCCCCCACTGACGACCCCGTCATTCAAAAGCTGCGCGATGTGTACAACCGCATTCGCCACGAGTACGAAACCCTGACCAGCGCCGAGCACGAGCTGGTGATTCAGCGGGGCGGTCTGCACGTGATCGGCACCGAGCGCCACGAGTCGCGCCGCATCGACAACCAGCTGCGGGGCCGGGCCGGTCGCCAGGGTGACCCTGGCTCGACCAAGTTCTTCCTCAGTCTGCAAGACAACCTGCTGCGCATCTTTGGCGGCGATCGCGTGGCCGGTCTGATGAACGCCTTCCGGGTCGAAGAGGACATGCCGATTGAGTCGGGCATGCTGACGCGATCGCTCGAAGGGGCCCAAAAGAAAGTCGAAACCTACTACTACGACATCCGCAAACAGGTGTTTGAGTACGACGAGGTGATGAACAACCAGCGCCGCGCCATCTACGCCGAGCGTCGCCGCGTGCTCGAAGGCGACGAGCTCAAAGAAATGGTGATCGGCTACGCCGAGCAGACCATGGACGACATCGTCAACGCCTACATCAACCCCGAGCTGCCCCCCGAAGAGTGGAAGCTGCCGGAGATGGTGGGCAAGGTGAAGGAGTTCGTCTACCTGCTGGCTGACCTCACCCCCGAGCAGCTCGAAGACCTCTCCGTCGGCGAGATCCGCACCTTCCTCCACGAGCAGGCCCGCATTGCCTACGACATCAAAGAGGCCCAGGTGGACCAGGTCAAGCCGGGGCTAATGCGCGAGGCCGAGCGCTTCTTTATCCTCCAGCAGATCGACAGCCTCTGGCGCGATCACCTCCAGCAGATGGATGCCCTGCGGGAAACCGTGGGCCTGCGCGGCTACGGCCAAAAAGACCCGCTGATCGAGTACAAGAGCGAGGGCTACGAGGTCTTCCTCGACATGATGACCGGCATTCGCCGCAACGTGGTCTATACTCTGTTTCAGTTTCAGCCCCAGCCGCAGCAGCAGGTGAAGGCATCGCAGCAGGTGGGGTGA
- a CDS encoding phage holin family protein has translation MIGFLISVVILAISLLIISKIPPIGVEIDSPVKALLGGAIIGAFNGIWGFFPGALRGFFAIVSLGLIPLIGAIIVFGLAAWLIEGFRLRYGIWSAILGAIALAIVSSILNFILQSVGLVGV, from the coding sequence CTGATTGGATTTTTAATTAGCGTCGTTATTCTGGCCATTAGCCTGTTGATTATTTCTAAGATCCCGCCCATTGGCGTGGAGATCGACAGCCCCGTCAAGGCGCTGCTCGGCGGTGCCATCATCGGTGCGTTTAACGGCATTTGGGGCTTTTTCCCCGGTGCGCTGCGCGGCTTTTTCGCCATCGTCAGCCTGGGTCTGATTCCGCTGATTGGGGCCATCATTGTGTTTGGTCTTGCCGCCTGGCTGATCGAAGGCTTCCGCCTGCGCTACGGCATCTGGAGCGCCATCCTCGGCGCGATCGCCCTGGCCATTGTCAGCTCAATTTTGAACTTCATCTTGCAGTCGGTAGGGCTGGTGGGGGTCTAG
- a CDS encoding cytochrome c, with protein sequence MAQNTLDEQTEDLSGLLKKAAAVAVTLVLAVVLSVVAVRYSQASDPYIQAVLALEGNGSRGEAIFKMNCAVCHGFEAAGEVGPGLLGVSDHRTKVGLIKQVISGQTPPMPQFQPEPRDMADLLEYLERL encoded by the coding sequence TTGGCACAAAACACCCTAGACGAACAGACCGAAGACCTCAGCGGTTTGCTGAAAAAGGCCGCTGCTGTAGCTGTGACCCTGGTTTTGGCGGTTGTGCTGAGCGTTGTGGCTGTCCGCTACTCCCAGGCTTCCGATCCCTACATTCAGGCGGTGCTGGCCCTGGAGGGCAACGGCAGTCGGGGAGAAGCAATCTTTAAAATGAACTGCGCCGTCTGTCACGGCTTTGAGGCCGCCGGGGAAGTAGGGCCAGGGCTCTTGGGCGTGTCTGACCACAGAACCAAAGTGGGCCTGATCAAGCAGGTGATTAGCGGCCAAACGCCCCCCATGCCGCAGTTTCAGCCCGAGCCGAGGGATATGGCCGACCTATTAGAGTATCTGGAGCGGCTCTAG
- the psbA gene encoding photosystem II q(b) protein produces the protein MTTTLQRRESASLWEQFCQWVTSTENRLYVGWFGVLMIPTLLAATACFVVAFIAAPPVDIDGIREPVAGSLMYGNNIISGAVVPSSNAIGLHFYPIWEAASLDEWLYNGGPYQLVIFHFLIGVFCYMGREWELSYRLGMRPWICVAYSAPVAAATAVFLIYPLGQGSFSDGMPLGISGTFNFMLVFQAEHNILMHPFHMLGVAGVFGGSLFSAMHGSLVTSSLVRETTESESQNYGYKFGQEEETYNIVAAHGYFGRLIFQYASFNNSRSLHFFLGAWPVIGIWFTALGISTMAFNLNGFNFNQSILDSQGRVIGTWADVINRANLGMEVMHERNAHNFPLDLATAEAPEIIG, from the coding sequence ATGACCACGACTCTACAGCGGCGCGAAAGCGCCTCCCTGTGGGAGCAGTTTTGCCAGTGGGTGACCAGCACCGAGAACCGCCTGTATGTGGGCTGGTTCGGCGTGTTGATGATCCCCACCCTGCTCGCTGCCACCGCCTGCTTCGTCGTCGCGTTCATCGCGGCCCCCCCCGTCGACATCGACGGCATCCGTGAGCCCGTGGCTGGCTCGCTGATGTACGGCAACAACATCATCTCCGGTGCGGTTGTGCCCTCCTCCAACGCCATCGGTCTGCACTTCTACCCCATCTGGGAAGCCGCTTCCCTCGATGAGTGGCTGTACAACGGTGGCCCCTACCAGCTCGTGATTTTCCACTTCCTCATCGGCGTCTTCTGCTACATGGGTCGCGAGTGGGAACTGAGCTACCGCCTGGGTATGCGCCCCTGGATCTGCGTGGCTTACTCGGCCCCTGTGGCCGCTGCCACCGCAGTGTTCCTAATTTACCCCCTGGGTCAGGGCTCCTTCTCGGACGGCATGCCTCTGGGTATCTCCGGTACCTTCAACTTCATGCTGGTGTTCCAGGCTGAGCACAACATTTTGATGCACCCCTTCCACATGCTGGGCGTTGCCGGTGTGTTCGGTGGCAGCCTGTTCTCCGCCATGCACGGTTCTCTGGTGACCAGTTCACTGGTGCGTGAGACCACCGAGAGCGAGTCTCAGAACTACGGCTACAAGTTTGGCCAGGAAGAAGAGACCTACAACATCGTTGCAGCCCACGGCTACTTCGGTCGTCTCATCTTCCAATACGCCAGCTTCAACAACAGCCGCTCGCTGCACTTCTTCCTGGGTGCGTGGCCTGTGATTGGCATCTGGTTCACGGCGCTGGGCATCAGCACGATGGCGTTCAACCTGAACGGGTTCAACTTCAACCAGTCCATCCTTGACTCTCAGGGTCGGGTGATTGGCACCTGGGCTGACGTGATCAACCGGGCGAACCTGGGTATGGAAGTGATGCACGAGCGCAATGCTCACAACTTCCCCCTCGACCTGGCTACGGCTGAGGCACCTGAAATCATCGGCTAG
- a CDS encoding bile acid:sodium symporter family protein, with product MESSFLTAVFLPLALFAVMLGMGLGLTVDDFTRVLVYPKAVVVGLLAQLILLPLLGFGLASVLPLTPELAVGVMILAACPGGPTSNLVTYLARGNVALSITLTAISSLVTVFTIPLVVNLAMGAFLGEAAALSLPFGATVGQIAVITLIPVAIGMVLHHYRPQFATRVERGVKWLSLALLGLIIAGLLVQQRASVAGFFAQVGLVTLVLNLVAMALGYGVAVAARLDRPSATAITVEVGIQNGTLAIAIASAPTLLNQPDLAIPAAIYSLLMFATGGAFAWWAAQRGDREKTLA from the coding sequence ATGGAATCGAGCTTTTTGACGGCGGTATTTTTGCCCCTGGCCTTGTTTGCGGTCATGCTGGGCATGGGGTTGGGGCTGACGGTGGACGACTTCACGCGGGTGTTGGTGTACCCCAAAGCGGTGGTGGTGGGGCTGCTGGCCCAGCTGATTCTGCTGCCCCTGCTGGGGTTTGGGCTGGCGTCGGTGTTGCCGCTGACCCCCGAACTGGCGGTGGGGGTGATGATTTTGGCGGCCTGCCCCGGCGGGCCTACGTCTAACCTGGTCACCTACCTGGCTAGGGGGAATGTGGCGCTGTCAATTACCCTGACGGCGATCAGCAGCTTGGTTACGGTTTTTACTATTCCCCTGGTGGTGAACCTGGCCATGGGAGCCTTTTTAGGAGAAGCTGCGGCCTTGAGTCTGCCCTTTGGGGCGACGGTGGGGCAAATTGCGGTAATAACGCTGATTCCGGTGGCGATCGGTATGGTGCTGCACCACTATCGGCCTCAGTTTGCCACTCGGGTGGAGCGAGGCGTTAAGTGGCTTTCGCTGGCGCTGCTGGGGCTGATTATTGCCGGTTTGCTGGTGCAGCAGCGGGCCAGTGTGGCGGGCTTTTTTGCCCAGGTGGGCCTGGTAACTTTGGTTTTGAACCTGGTGGCAATGGCTTTGGGCTACGGAGTGGCGGTGGCAGCGAGGCTCGATCGCCCTAGCGCCACGGCCATTACGGTGGAGGTGGGCATTCAGAACGGTACCCTGGCGATCGCCATTGCCAGCGCCCCAACCCTGCTCAACCAGCCCGATCTGGCCATTCCAGCGGCGATCTACAGTCTGCTGATGTTTGCCACGGGCGGGGCCTTTGCCTGGTGGGCCGCGCAGCGGGGCGATCGCGAGAAAACCCTGGCATGA
- the speA gene encoding biosynthetic arginine decarboxylase: MLQSAEPVTAPWTIEDSEELYRIHSWGEPYFSINAEGHLTVSPRGDRGGSLDLFDLVEAIKQRNLNLPLLIRFSDILEDRIERINACFAKAIARYKYSGVYRGVFPVKCNQQRQLLEDVVRYGRPYQFGLEAGSKPELLIALATLDTPGALLICNGYKDKDYIETAMLGQRLGQQPIIVIEQMNELEIAIAASQRLNIRPVLGLRAKLSTKGSGRWGISAGDRAKFGLTVPEILAVVDRLREADMLDCLQLLHFHIGSQISAISVVKEALREASRIYVELAELGAGMRYLDVGGGLAVDYDGSKTTFYASKNYSTQNYANDVVAEVQEACRLKGIPVPTLVSESGRALVSHQSVLVFDVLGSSDAPSHDEVEVPGDDDHVILRELYEIYQNLTSNTVQELYNDAVQFKEEAISLFNFGYLSLSARARAERLFWACCRRALSVVRDADYVPEDIEELNLSMASIYYINLSVFQSMPDTWAIEQLFPILPIHRLNEEPSCRGTLADLTCDSDGKITTFIDLRDVKHVLELHPLEPEQPYYLGMFLGGAYQEIMGNLHNLFGDTNAVHIHMTPKGYQVEQVVKGDTMTEVLGYVQYDAEDMIENIRRRSERALQDSQITLAESQLLIQHYERSLGQYTYLV, from the coding sequence ATGCTGCAATCCGCCGAACCTGTCACTGCCCCCTGGACGATTGAGGACAGCGAAGAGCTCTACCGCATTCACAGCTGGGGAGAACCGTACTTCTCGATTAACGCCGAGGGGCATTTGACCGTGTCGCCTAGGGGCGATCGCGGCGGTTCCCTCGACCTGTTTGATCTGGTGGAAGCGATCAAGCAGCGCAACCTCAACCTGCCCCTGCTGATTCGCTTTTCTGACATTCTCGAAGACCGCATTGAGCGGATCAACGCCTGCTTTGCCAAGGCGATCGCCCGCTACAAATACTCGGGCGTCTACCGGGGCGTGTTTCCGGTCAAGTGCAACCAGCAGCGGCAGCTACTCGAAGATGTGGTGCGCTACGGTCGCCCCTACCAGTTTGGCCTCGAGGCGGGCTCTAAGCCCGAGCTGCTGATTGCCCTGGCTACCCTCGACACGCCGGGGGCGCTGCTGATCTGCAACGGCTACAAAGACAAGGACTACATCGAAACCGCCATGCTGGGCCAGCGGTTGGGTCAGCAGCCGATCATCGTGATCGAGCAGATGAATGAGCTGGAGATTGCCATTGCGGCCAGCCAGCGGCTCAACATTCGGCCGGTGCTGGGGCTGCGGGCCAAGCTCAGCACCAAGGGCAGCGGTCGCTGGGGCATTTCGGCGGGCGATCGCGCCAAGTTCGGCCTCACCGTGCCCGAAATTTTGGCGGTGGTGGATCGGCTGCGGGAGGCCGACATGCTCGACTGCCTCCAGCTCCTCCACTTTCACATCGGCTCCCAGATCTCGGCCATCAGCGTGGTCAAAGAGGCCCTGCGGGAGGCCAGCCGCATCTATGTCGAGCTGGCGGAGCTGGGGGCGGGCATGCGCTATCTGGATGTGGGCGGCGGCCTGGCGGTGGACTACGACGGCTCTAAGACCACCTTCTACGCCTCCAAAAACTACAGCACCCAGAACTACGCTAACGACGTAGTGGCCGAGGTGCAGGAGGCCTGCCGCCTCAAGGGCATCCCCGTCCCCACCCTGGTCAGCGAGAGCGGGCGGGCGCTAGTGTCTCACCAGTCGGTGCTGGTGTTTGACGTGCTGGGCAGCAGCGATGCCCCCTCCCACGACGAAGTCGAAGTGCCCGGCGACGACGACCACGTGATTTTGCGCGAGCTGTACGAGATCTACCAAAACCTCACCTCCAACACCGTGCAGGAGCTGTACAACGACGCGGTGCAGTTCAAAGAAGAGGCGATCAGCCTGTTCAACTTTGGCTACCTGAGTCTCTCGGCACGGGCGCGGGCCGAGCGGCTGTTTTGGGCCTGCTGCCGCCGGGCGCTGTCGGTGGTCAGAGACGCCGACTACGTGCCCGAAGACATCGAGGAGCTGAACCTGAGCATGGCCTCGATCTACTACATCAACCTGTCGGTGTTTCAGTCCATGCCCGACACCTGGGCGATCGAGCAGCTGTTTCCGATTTTGCCCATTCACCGGCTCAACGAGGAGCCCAGCTGCCGGGGCACCCTGGCCGACCTCACCTGCGACAGCGACGGCAAAATCACCACCTTCATCGACCTGCGCGACGTCAAGCACGTGCTGGAGCTGCACCCGCTGGAGCCTGAGCAGCCCTACTACCTGGGCATGTTTTTGGGCGGGGCCTACCAGGAAATCATGGGCAACCTGCACAACCTGTTTGGCGACACCAACGCCGTCCACATCCACATGACCCCCAAGGGCTACCAGGTGGAGCAGGTGGTGAAGGGCGACACCATGACCGAGGTGCTGGGCTACGTGCAGTACGACGCCGAAGACATGATTGAGAATATTCGGCGCAGGTCGGAGCGGGCGCTGCAAGACAGCCAGATCACCCTGGCGGAGTCGCAGCTGCTGATTCAGCACTACGAGCGCAGCCTAGGCCAGTACACCTACCTGGTGTAG
- a CDS encoding DMT family transporter, with product MARATPALLQVHVSVFLFGLSGLFGKFLVLPATVIVLGRTGFAALALGVVLALGRRSARLSAVKDWLGMALLGALLAFHWVSFFYSIQLATVAVGLLTFSSFPVFVTLLEPLLFKTPWRWRDGAIAALVVLGVALVIPEYRLGSATTLGAIWGLLSGLSFALLQLLNKGYRQRYSAVAIAFYQNLFAWLSLLVVTPLAGLALTTSEVGLLLVLGVLCTALAHTLFIESLAVLRTQTASVISALEPVYGIALAALLLEEVPTLRTLVGGAMVLGTTVWASLPESSSRELG from the coding sequence ATGGCCCGCGCGACCCCGGCTCTGCTTCAGGTGCATGTTTCAGTATTTCTGTTTGGGCTATCGGGATTGTTTGGTAAGTTTTTGGTGCTGCCCGCTACGGTCATTGTGCTGGGGCGTACCGGGTTTGCTGCCCTGGCTCTGGGGGTAGTGCTCGCGTTGGGGCGGCGGTCTGCTCGCCTAAGCGCTGTCAAAGACTGGCTGGGTATGGCGCTGCTGGGGGCACTGCTGGCCTTTCACTGGGTGAGCTTTTTCTACAGCATTCAGCTGGCCACGGTGGCGGTGGGGCTGCTGACGTTTTCGAGCTTTCCGGTGTTTGTCACGCTGCTGGAACCGCTGCTGTTTAAGACGCCGTGGCGCTGGCGAGACGGGGCGATCGCCGCTTTAGTTGTGCTGGGGGTTGCCCTGGTAATTCCCGAATACCGCCTGGGGTCGGCGACTACCCTGGGGGCGATCTGGGGCCTACTGTCGGGGCTGTCCTTTGCGCTGCTGCAATTGCTCAACAAGGGCTACCGGCAGCGCTACTCGGCGGTGGCGATCGCCTTTTACCAAAACCTGTTTGCCTGGCTCAGCCTGCTGGTGGTCACCCCCCTGGCGGGTTTGGCATTGACCACCAGCGAGGTAGGACTGTTGCTGGTGCTGGGGGTGCTGTGTACGGCCCTGGCCCACACGCTGTTTATAGAGAGTCTGGCGGTGCTGCGTACCCAAACCGCCAGCGTCATCAGCGCCCTGGAGCCGGTGTACGGTATCGCCCTGGCGGCCCTGCTGCTGGAGGAAGTGCCCACCCTGCGGACTCTGGTGGGCGGGGCGATGGTGCTGGGGACGACGGTCTGGGCGAGTTTGCCTGAGTCATCCTCGCGAGAGCTAGGCTAA
- the arsB gene encoding ACR3 family arsenite efflux transporter, translating into MSTSRSTAATPPKAGGQLNLFERYLTLWVLLCIGVGIVLGRLLPGIAVALDAMSVYQVSIPIAVCLFFMMYPIMVKIDFSQARRAAQTPRPVLLTLVVNWLIKPFTMVLFAQVFLGGLFRPLLAGSEIIRGSEIALADSYIAGTILLGIAPCTAMVLMWGYLSFSNQGLTLVMVAINSLAMLFLYAPLGRWLLAANNLAVPWQTIVLSVLVYVGLPLLAGAVSRSWILRHKGRAWFEQVFLRYLSPVAVIALLTTLVLLFAFKGDLIVRHPLHILLIAVPLFIQTNFIFLITYVAGQKLGLAYEDAAPAALIGASNHFEVAIATAVTLFGLNSGAALATVVGVLIEVPVMLMLVKFCQRTAFWFPRQPEKATLPDPRCLKPLG; encoded by the coding sequence ATGTCAACCAGTCGCTCCACTGCCGCCACCCCTCCTAAGGCTGGGGGTCAGCTCAATCTGTTTGAGCGCTACCTCACCCTCTGGGTGCTGCTGTGCATTGGGGTGGGTATTGTCTTGGGGCGGCTGCTGCCGGGGATAGCGGTAGCGCTTGATGCCATGAGCGTCTATCAGGTGTCAATTCCCATCGCTGTCTGCCTCTTTTTCATGATGTACCCGATCATGGTGAAGATCGACTTCTCCCAGGCGCGGCGGGCAGCCCAAACCCCTCGACCCGTGCTGCTCACCCTGGTGGTGAACTGGCTGATCAAGCCCTTCACCATGGTGCTGTTTGCCCAGGTTTTTTTAGGCGGGCTGTTTCGGCCGCTGCTGGCGGGCAGCGAGATCATTCGCGGCAGCGAAATTGCCCTGGCCGATTCGTACATTGCCGGGACGATTTTGCTGGGCATTGCCCCCTGCACCGCCATGGTGCTGATGTGGGGCTACCTATCCTTTAGCAACCAGGGGTTGACCCTGGTGATGGTGGCGATTAACTCCCTGGCCATGCTGTTTCTCTACGCGCCCCTGGGGCGGTGGCTACTGGCGGCCAACAACCTGGCGGTGCCCTGGCAGACCATTGTGCTGTCGGTGCTGGTCTACGTGGGCTTGCCCCTGCTGGCCGGGGCCGTCTCTCGCAGCTGGATTCTGCGCCACAAAGGCCGAGCCTGGTTTGAGCAGGTGTTTCTCAGGTACCTCAGCCCCGTGGCGGTGATTGCCCTGCTGACCACCCTGGTGCTGCTGTTTGCCTTCAAGGGCGACCTGATCGTGCGTCACCCCCTGCACATTCTGCTGATTGCGGTGCCTTTGTTCATTCAGACCAACTTTATTTTTTTGATCACCTACGTGGCCGGACAGAAGCTGGGGTTGGCCTACGAAGATGCGGCCCCAGCGGCGCTAATTGGGGCCAGCAACCACTTCGAGGTGGCGATCGCCACCGCAGTCACCCTGTTTGGCCTCAACTCTGGGGCCGCCCTGGCCACCGTTGTCGGCGTGCTGATCGAGGTACCCGTGATGCTGATGCTGGTCAAGTTTTGCCAACGCACCGCCTTCTGGTTTCCCCGCCAGCCCGAAAAAGCCACCCTGCCCGATCCCCGCTGCCTTAAGCCGCTGGGGTGA
- a CDS encoding dual specificity protein phosphatase family protein, with product MKPTYTSESLPLAVDFLPPDRLPLPGQIGFAIAPGRQDEDSKAIWQRDLQADLTRLKDHYRVDRLVCLLGADERAGLGIATLLDDATALGIATENLPIVDDELPTSLEAFTALVDRIVAATAAGETVVVHCRGGGGRTGTVVAACLVKLGYSAEDAIAAVQQARSGALGVAAQRDFIHRFAAQD from the coding sequence ATGAAACCCACCTATACCTCTGAGAGTCTGCCGCTGGCTGTAGATTTTTTGCCCCCCGATCGCCTGCCGTTACCTGGGCAAATTGGCTTTGCCATTGCCCCCGGTCGCCAAGATGAAGACAGCAAAGCCATCTGGCAGCGCGATCTCCAGGCCGACCTCACCCGCCTCAAGGATCACTATCGCGTCGATCGCCTCGTGTGCCTCTTGGGTGCTGACGAACGGGCCGGGCTGGGCATTGCTACTCTGCTTGACGATGCGACGGCCCTGGGCATCGCCACTGAAAACTTGCCCATTGTCGATGATGAACTGCCTACATCCCTCGAAGCCTTCACGGCCCTAGTCGATCGCATTGTGGCCGCCACCGCCGCTGGAGAAACCGTGGTCGTGCACTGCCGAGGCGGGGGTGGGCGCACGGGTACAGTGGTGGCAGCCTGCCTGGTGAAACTGGGCTACAGCGCTGAGGATGCGATCGCCGCTGTACAGCAGGCGCGTTCCGGAGCCCTGGGTGTAGCGGCTCAGCGAGACTTCATTCACCGGTTTGCGGCCCAGGATTAG
- a CDS encoding DUF4344 domain-containing metallopeptidase — MDDLASLSSAEIADEGDLVLDYVEPQDTDYDEIYQILVENSFYEDLLSNLNETYALPTDVFVSFDECGEENAFYDSENVTITICYELIKTYADSAHAEYQDDYAQEVIYAGFFTFFHELGHALVDQYQLPVVGREEDAVDAFAAVLMLQAEEENAVIAGMEQFDLDAVYEAEQDELPFWDEHSLSEQRVYNVSCLIYGSDPEGYADFIESGWLPEERADGCEAEYEQAAYSWDTLLAPYLN; from the coding sequence ATGGATGATTTGGCATCTCTCTCATCGGCTGAAATTGCCGATGAGGGCGATCTGGTTTTGGATTACGTGGAGCCGCAAGATACTGACTACGACGAGATCTACCAAATTCTGGTTGAAAATTCTTTCTACGAAGACCTGCTGAGCAACTTAAACGAAACCTATGCTCTGCCCACCGATGTCTTCGTTAGCTTTGACGAATGTGGCGAAGAAAACGCTTTTTACGATTCTGAAAACGTCACCATCACAATCTGCTACGAGCTAATCAAGACCTACGCCGATAGCGCCCATGCCGAGTATCAGGACGACTATGCCCAAGAGGTGATCTATGCGGGCTTCTTCACCTTTTTCCATGAGCTAGGCCATGCTTTGGTGGATCAATACCAGCTACCGGTGGTGGGGCGGGAAGAAGATGCGGTGGATGCCTTTGCCGCAGTGCTGATGCTGCAAGCTGAAGAAGAGAATGCCGTGATCGCGGGCATGGAGCAGTTTGATCTAGATGCAGTCTATGAGGCTGAGCAAGACGAACTCCCTTTTTGGGATGAGCATAGTCTCAGCGAGCAGCGAGTTTATAACGTGTCTTGCCTGATCTACGGTAGCGATCCGGAGGGCTATGCCGATTTTATTGAGTCGGGCTGGCTACCAGAAGAGCGGGCCGACGGCTGTGAAGCCGAGTATGAGCAGGCCGCCTACAGTTGGGATACGCTCCTAGCGCCTTATCTCAATTAG